A single genomic interval of Brevibacillus brevis harbors:
- a CDS encoding S8 family peptidase, which produces MKKRTGKWWAMGLLSSALVMSVFTGVGAASNDSTNEFSGLGTARVLIQSDSDVRTGYFAGPLEVRHDFGGEGFTLDVDSDQLNQLKSDPNVKITVLKKFKIAEYIEEDQVSEPEFSPAAVVPWGIKAIYKNQSLSAATGGADVRVAVLDTGVYTQHPDLTANAEQCNDFTQASPVVTGACNDAHGHGTHVAGTVLADGGGGAGIYGVAPEAKLWAYKVLDDSGSGYEDDIAYAIRYAADQSAQLGVKTIISMSLGSSGKSTLMANAITYANQKGVLVVAAAGNSGPTVNSIGYPGALVNTVAVAALENVQQNGTYRVADFSSRGKSGQAGDYVIQERDVEVSAPGRAIQSTWNNGGYNSISGTSMATPHISGLAAKIWASNPSWSYQDVRVELQKRAKVNDIKGGSNSAVGDDIASGFGFPTVQPGDQ; this is translated from the coding sequence CTTTCTTCGGCGCTAGTGATGAGTGTCTTCACTGGTGTGGGGGCAGCCAGTAATGATTCAACCAATGAATTCAGTGGATTAGGTACTGCGCGGGTATTAATTCAGTCAGATTCAGATGTAAGAACCGGTTATTTTGCTGGACCTTTGGAAGTACGCCATGATTTTGGAGGAGAGGGCTTTACCCTCGATGTAGATAGCGATCAACTTAACCAACTGAAAAGCGATCCCAACGTAAAAATTACCGTGTTGAAAAAATTTAAGATCGCTGAGTATATAGAAGAAGATCAGGTAAGCGAGCCAGAATTCTCTCCTGCGGCAGTCGTTCCGTGGGGAATTAAAGCAATCTATAAGAACCAGTCCCTCTCCGCTGCGACTGGCGGTGCAGATGTTCGTGTTGCAGTCCTGGATACTGGCGTGTATACACAGCACCCGGACCTAACTGCTAACGCAGAGCAGTGCAACGATTTCACGCAAGCTTCTCCTGTTGTTACTGGTGCTTGCAATGATGCGCATGGTCATGGAACACACGTCGCTGGAACTGTACTCGCTGACGGCGGCGGTGGCGCTGGTATTTATGGTGTAGCACCAGAAGCGAAGCTATGGGCATATAAAGTATTGGATGATTCAGGCTCGGGCTATGAGGATGACATTGCCTATGCCATTCGTTACGCTGCTGACCAGTCCGCTCAATTAGGCGTGAAAACGATCATCTCTATGTCCCTTGGCTCTAGCGGTAAGAGTACCCTTATGGCAAATGCCATCACTTATGCAAACCAAAAAGGTGTATTAGTCGTCGCTGCGGCTGGTAACTCTGGACCGACCGTGAATAGCATTGGCTACCCTGGAGCATTAGTGAATACCGTTGCCGTAGCAGCGTTAGAGAATGTTCAACAAAACGGAACCTACCGTGTGGCTGACTTCTCTTCTCGTGGCAAGAGCGGGCAAGCGGGAGACTACGTGATTCAAGAGCGCGATGTGGAAGTATCAGCACCAGGACGCGCTATTCAGTCTACATGGAATAACGGAGGCTATAATTCCATTAGCGGAACCTCCATGGCAACACCGCACATTTCTGGCTTGGCTGCAAAAATCTGGGCATCCAATCCATCTTGGAGCTATCAAGATGTTCGCGTAGAATTGCAAAAACGTGCGAAAGTAAATGACATCAAAGGTGGCTCAAACTCTGCTGTAGGAGACGATATTGCTAGCGGATTTGGATTCCCAACTGTACAACCAGGCGATCAATAA